From the Sylvia atricapilla isolate bSylAtr1 chromosome 24, bSylAtr1.pri, whole genome shotgun sequence genome, the window TCCTTGCAACGCCGACAGGAGACACTTTGATCTGCAAAACAAGATGTTTAAGAGCGCTGCCAGCGAGGGCTCCCCGCGTTTTCGCGGCTCTGGGAAGCAAGGGAATATTTGAAGTCTGGTGTTGTTTCCTCTCGAGGCTCCCCAAGCTGCGGCAGCTGATGAGGTGTTGCTGTCACACCGGAGCCAGGACTCACAGGGAAATTACCGAGGctgaacagcagccagctggagaACCAAACCGACCCTTTTACTTACAGCTTCCAAAAGGAATTGTTGggttttcccaaaaaaaaaagggctttttgtCCATGGGAAATGTTGGAGTCGATGTGAGCTCACTCTGAGTTGTTCTGGGGGAAAACACTGTGATTCTGGGTGGTTCAGCTGGAgttgtttgtgctgctgctgcctcagtcTGGCTTTTCGCGTGCCTTGTCCCATGAGGGGTGGCTGGGGTGTCACCAGGGTGGGACTGGGGTGTCACCAGAGTGGGGCTGGAGCCACTCACGTGTCCCTCTGGTCACAGGCTCAGCGCTGGCGCAATGAGAACTACGAGAGGCCCGTGGACCTGGAGGGCTCTGGGGACGATGATCCCTTTGGAGAAGATGAGCTGGACGACATCTACTCCGGCTCTGGCTCGGGGTGTGAGTACCTGGGGGGCTCCTGGGAAGGGTCCCTGGATGGTTGAGGGGTCCCTGGGATTCCTGGGAAGGTCCATggctggctgtggggttgggacATTCCTGGGAAGGTCCATGACTGGATGTGGGGTTGGGACATTCCTGGGAAGGTCCATGACTGGATGTGGGGTTGGGACATTCCTGGGAAGGTCCATggctggctgtggggttgggggGCTGTGGAGAAGGGTCTCTGGCTGACTGTGAGGTTGGAGGGCTGGAGAGAGGATGTGAGGGGGGAAACTGCCCTTTGTCCATCACTGGAGTTCTCCTCTGAGACAAAAGCAATGGGAGCTGTCCCAAAAGTTGGACTCCAGTGCCTCCATGTCCCAGTTCAGCCTCTGGCCCTGCTGGGCAGGACTGGCCGTCCCACAGACCTCAGACAAGGCTTTGGCCACCACGGAAACAGCCCCTGGTGTCTGCCGAGCCTGGAACCATCCCTGCTCTCGGATTTTGGGGGTGATGCCAAGGAAACGCATCAGCAGCGGTTCCACTCTTCCCTCTTGTCCCCCCATTTCAGATTTCGAGCCGGAGCTGGGGCTGGACACGGCCGTGAGCCTGACCACGGACACGCTGGTGACACTGCCCACCACGGCGGCCGTGCTGCCCGTCACCGCCGCCCAGCCCGTGGCTACCCCCCTGGAGCCGTCCCCCACGCCCCAGGACACCACCCCTGGGCAGGCCACCAGCGCCTTCCTCATCCCCAGGACCACGGAAGCACTGGTGGTGCCCAGCTGGAAAgtgaccaccaccaccagcaccgCGGCCAGCGAGCCCCCAACCACCAcggccaccaccaccaccaccgcGGCCACCACGGCCACCATGGCCATCACGGCCACCACAGCCACCACGGCCACCAcggccaccaccaccacagaggccaccaccaccaccaccacggCCATGGCCAAGCCCACCACCATCCGGAGGTTCCTGCCCCCCTTGGCCACCAAGGCGGCCACCGCCCGGGCCACCACCCTGGAGACACCCACCACGCTCGTCCCCAAAACCAGCACCCCGACAGAGGTGGCCACGTCACGCCTTGTCCCCACCAGCACGGCCAAGCCCAGGGCCCTGCCAAAGCCCAGCACCTCGAGGACTGCAGGGCTCCCCGAGAAAAGCACGGCCTGGCCGCCCACGGCCACCACGCTGCCGCCCACCGAGGCCCCCCAGGTAGGAGCCCGGCCCTGCTCACCTGCACGGGGTCCTGGGTCTGGGGAGGACCATGGGAGGCCTTTGGTGCCCGTCCACCCTTGGCCACTGCTCTGAGGGAGGTGGAGGCAGGCTGGGCTCTCCCCGCCTGGGACatctggggaggggggaaggaaagggggAGCTCAGCCCGGGCAGGGCTCAGGCTCCTGGGGCACCCAGCATGTGCCACAACCTCAGTGCCCCCGGCAGTGCCTTCTCCAGAGCGGCGTCCccaggcaggagggcagagtGCCACATCGCACAGGGACACAGCGACTTTCCTCGGGGTTTGGTGTCatgtcccagctcccagccctgccaggagtCCCACACTCCCCTCAATTACGGCTCGATGATGCATTTCCAGCCCGTCGGGTGTCCTGAGCAGGAATTTCAGCTCCATCTCGCATTCAGAACCCCTCAGGGGCCCTTTGCAGTCGCTTTGACTGAAAGGTGGAGTGATTTGTCTAAACTACTCCCTCTTTTCCGCCTGCAAATGCGTGCTCAGAGCGCTCGGGGCTCTCGCTGACCTTCAATTAATCCCTGTCACAAACCCGGCTCGTGGGAAGCGCTGAGCCGTGCGCTGGCCCCGGGGCAGCGGGACATGGAGAGGGCTCCCACCCCCGCCCCAGACAGCTCCGGGCTCCTCCTGAATCCCGGCTCCTCCTGAATGCCGCTTTGTGGCcgaggcaggcaggaggcagggatCCCGGGGACGTTTGGCTCGGGATGCTCCAGCTCTGCGGACACGCCGAGAGACAAGGGGAGAAGTCCAGGGGATTTGGTCCCGAGGCAGTGAATGGGTCAGGGATGGGATGGACACGGTGGGATGGATCATATTCCCACGTAATATTTGCCCTCGAGGCCAGGATCCCTTCCTTGCCaagggagctgggcagggacagcagggagggTGACAGCTCCGTGTCCTGGGTGACAGCTCCGTGTCCTGGTGACAAGGATccaccctcctgctcctgccctgtgcggcaggaaggggggaaaggaagagggaagggacCCCTGGAGCTCATCCAGCGGCATCCAGTCCTTCCTCTTGCTGTGCTGGTGTGGCACGGATGTTTGTGTCACCTCCTGTTAGGAGTGACCTGTGCCCACTGACATCCAACCTGTGCTCTGGAGAGAGAGCCCAGCcgaggggctgggatgggaaaatgggagaaacTCCTCCCTGTAAGGGTGCAGGGTCTGGgatgggaaaatgggagaaacTTCCCTGTAAGGGTGCAGGGTCTGGgatgggaaaatgggagaaacTCCTCCCTGTAAGGGTGCAGGGtctgggatgggataatgggagaAACTCCTCCCTGTAAGGGTGCAGGGTCTGGGATGGGATCTCTTTTGGAGGAACTACAGAGAACAGGCcccaggatggggacaggggatggcCCAGCTCAGCCATGGTGGCCTCAGCCATTGGGTCACTGTCAATTTATGGGGTTGTGTTGTCACTGGGGTACAACTTCAGTG encodes:
- the SDC3 gene encoding syndecan-3; protein product: MPGEVPPPAPRGLRSLPLLLLLLLSARAALAQRWRNENYERPVDLEGSGDDDPFGEDELDDIYSGSGSGYFEPELGLDTAVSLTTDTLVTLPTTAAVLPVTAAQPVATPLEPSPTPQDTTPGQATSAFLIPRTTEALVVPSWKVTTTTSTAASEPPTTTATTTTTAATTATMAITATTATTATTATTTTEATTTTTTAMAKPTTIRRFLPPLATKAATARATTLETPTTLVPKTSTPTEVATSRLVPTSTAKPRALPKPSTSRTAGLPEKSTAWPPTATTLPPTEAPQMEPGEVTTVPDSELEVPASSGPSGDFEIREEEETTRPDLRNEVMAVVTPPAGPGPGRNVETGLMDNTIDSGNSAAQLPQKNILERKEVLIAVIVGGVVGALFAAFLVMLLIYRMKKKDEGSYTLEEPKQANVTYQKPDKQEEFYA